In Synechococcus sp. Nb3U1, one DNA window encodes the following:
- a CDS encoding 3'-5' exonuclease, giving the protein MRSRDLLQHYRRLCGQTLTVVDVETTGSCVPGQRVIEISLLKASLEQGILDHRAWLLDPGVPIPPAIVRLTGITSEMVAQGSDPAVVWPEIQADLESGTLTAHNLAFDYGFLQMEYGRLGIRFARPKTEQLCTVQLARLLLPDLPSRSLPALVEHFQFQLEGPLVAGGKRSHRAAADTLACWLLAERLLQQVCCEPEEQVLARFGRQWIPLGQAAQILECSARQARAQMENAGLMARTSRSGAYLYRRDEVEALAERNLSVQVME; this is encoded by the coding sequence GTGCGCTCTCGGGATCTTTTGCAGCATTACCGCCGCCTGTGCGGTCAAACTTTGACAGTTGTTGATGTAGAGACCACGGGATCCTGTGTGCCTGGGCAGCGGGTGATCGAGATTTCCCTCCTCAAGGCCAGCTTAGAGCAAGGGATCCTCGACCATCGGGCTTGGTTGTTGGATCCGGGCGTTCCGATCCCGCCTGCGATTGTGCGCTTGACCGGCATTACCTCCGAGATGGTAGCCCAAGGATCCGACCCGGCAGTGGTTTGGCCGGAAATTCAAGCAGATCTGGAGTCTGGGACGCTGACAGCCCACAATCTGGCTTTTGACTACGGCTTTTTACAAATGGAATATGGGCGGTTAGGGATCCGATTTGCCCGACCGAAAACGGAGCAACTGTGCACGGTGCAGTTGGCGAGGCTGTTGCTGCCCGATTTGCCCTCCCGCAGTTTGCCCGCGTTGGTGGAGCATTTCCAATTTCAGTTGGAGGGGCCCCTGGTGGCGGGGGGGAAGCGCTCCCACCGAGCAGCAGCAGATACCCTAGCCTGTTGGCTGTTGGCGGAGCGGCTGTTGCAGCAGGTGTGTTGTGAGCCAGAAGAACAGGTGTTGGCTCGTTTTGGGCGGCAGTGGATCCCGCTGGGCCAGGCAGCCCAAATCCTGGAATGTTCTGCCCGTCAAGCCCGCGCTCAGATGGAAAATGCAGGACTCATGGCCCGCACCAGTCGCAGTGGCGCTTATCTGTACCGTCGGGACGAGGTGGAAGCATTGGCGGAGAGAAACCTGTCAGTTCAAGTGATGGAGTGA
- the leuA gene encoding 2-isopropylmalate synthase yields MVMLADPNVKYRPFSPIHLPDRTWPNRVICKPPIWMSTDLRDGNQALVEPMNGIRKLRMFELLVQIGFKQIEVAFPAASQTDFDFVRTLIEEDRIPEDVTIEVLTPAREDLIRRTLESLRGVKRATVHLYNATAPEFRRVVFGLNRQGTIDLAVRGVHLIQELTAQQPETEWFLEYSPEAFTGTELDFAKAICDAVTDTWQPTPEHQLILNLPATVELATPNVYADQIEWMGRYLNHRECIVLSVHPHNDRGTGIAAAELALMAGAERVEGCLFGHGERTGNVDLVTLALNLYSQGIHPGLDLSDLDEIRRCVEECTQLPVGPRHPYAGDLVFTAFSGSHQDAIKKGFAAQEPQGLWQVPYLPLDPADVGRSYDAVIRVNSQSGKGGVAFLLERAEGLKLPRRLQIEFSQRVQQVTDATGRELSAAQIAALFHQIYLERQDPFTYLGHQIRTQLEMPQALGHKDPQQVEVQVMVRQVGELRQFLGRGNGPIDALVNGINAGIPDSIQVIDYQEHAIGTGADSRAAAYIQLRWPDGSLRYGVGIDANIVAASFKAIFSGLNQAYGPEQTADPKTRSLVLA; encoded by the coding sequence ATGGTTATGCTTGCGGATCCCAATGTCAAATATCGTCCTTTTTCACCGATTCACTTGCCAGATCGCACCTGGCCCAATCGGGTGATCTGCAAACCCCCCATTTGGATGAGTACCGATCTGCGGGATGGGAACCAGGCTTTGGTGGAGCCTATGAATGGGATCCGTAAACTGCGCATGTTTGAGTTACTGGTGCAGATCGGGTTTAAACAGATCGAAGTGGCGTTTCCGGCGGCTTCCCAAACAGATTTTGACTTTGTGCGTACCCTCATCGAAGAGGATCGGATCCCAGAGGATGTCACCATCGAGGTGCTCACCCCAGCGCGTGAAGATCTCATTCGACGCACCTTAGAATCTTTGCGAGGCGTGAAGCGAGCCACTGTTCATCTTTACAATGCCACTGCACCGGAGTTTCGCCGCGTGGTGTTTGGGTTAAATCGGCAGGGCACCATCGACTTGGCGGTGCGAGGGGTACACCTCATCCAAGAATTGACGGCCCAACAACCCGAAACCGAGTGGTTTTTAGAGTATTCTCCGGAAGCTTTCACAGGTACAGAATTGGACTTTGCCAAGGCCATTTGTGATGCTGTTACCGATACTTGGCAGCCGACACCCGAGCATCAATTAATCCTCAACTTGCCCGCTACGGTTGAGCTGGCCACCCCCAATGTGTATGCTGACCAGATCGAGTGGATGGGCCGCTACCTAAACCATCGAGAGTGCATTGTGTTGAGCGTGCATCCTCACAACGACCGAGGGACAGGGATCGCTGCTGCGGAGTTGGCCTTGATGGCGGGGGCAGAACGGGTGGAAGGCTGCTTGTTTGGCCATGGAGAACGCACAGGCAATGTGGATTTGGTGACGTTGGCATTGAATCTGTACAGCCAAGGGATCCATCCCGGTCTTGACCTGTCGGATTTGGATGAGATTCGCCGCTGTGTGGAGGAATGTACCCAATTACCCGTTGGGCCACGCCACCCCTATGCTGGGGATTTGGTGTTCACAGCTTTTTCGGGATCCCATCAGGATGCGATTAAGAAAGGCTTTGCAGCCCAAGAGCCTCAGGGTCTCTGGCAAGTCCCCTACCTACCTTTGGATCCGGCGGACGTCGGTCGTAGCTACGATGCGGTGATTCGGGTGAACAGCCAGTCGGGCAAGGGGGGGGTGGCTTTTTTGCTGGAACGAGCTGAGGGCCTCAAGTTGCCGCGTCGGTTACAAATTGAGTTCAGCCAACGGGTACAACAGGTAACCGATGCCACGGGCCGAGAACTTTCGGCTGCGCAAATTGCCGCTTTGTTTCACCAGATTTACCTGGAAAGACAGGATCCCTTTACCTATCTTGGCCATCAGATTCGTACTCAGCTTGAGATGCCCCAGGCTCTAGGTCACAAGGATCCCCAACAGGTGGAGGTACAGGTGATGGTGCGGCAAGTGGGAGAGCTACGCCAGTTTTTGGGGAGAGGCAATGGCCCTATCGACGCTTTGGTGAACGGGATCAACGCCGGAATCCCAGACTCCATCCAGGTGATCGACTACCAAGAGCATGCCATCGGTACCGGGGCAGATAGTCGAGCCGCCGCCTATATTCAACTGCGTTGGCCGGATGGATCCCTGCGATATGGGGTAGGAATAGATGCCAATATTGTCGCGGCTTCTTTTAAGGCGATCTTCTCGGGGTTGAACCAAGCCTACGGCCCAGAGCAGACGGCTGATCCTAAGACTCGATCCCTGGTGCTGGCTTGA